A window of Phycisphaeraceae bacterium genomic DNA:
CTCGGGCAATCCCTGCAGCGAATAGCCGCAGGAGGGGCAGTCCGGAATCAGCGGTTCGTCCAAACTCACACAAGTATACTAAAGCCCTACACCATTCCGGGAAACCACCATGCACGACAAACTCAAGCTGCTGTTCCTCTGTACCGGCAACTCCTGTCGATCCCAGATGGCCGAGGGCTGGACCCGCCATCTCTGGTCGGACCAGATCGAAACCTTGTCGGCTGGCGTGGTCGCCAAGGGGCTCAACCCCAACGCCGTGGCGGTCATGCGTGAGGCTGGCGTCGATATCGCCTCACAGCAATCTCGCACCATGCAGGAGGTCATCGAACACGGTTTTGAGCCCGATGTCGTCATCACGGTCTGTCAGCACGCCCACGAGAACTGCCCGGTGTTCCCCGCGAAAGCAAGAATCATTCACCGTGGGTTTGATGACCCGCCCCACCTCGCGGAGTTTGAGTCCGACCCGGAAGTCGCGATGAATCACTACCGGCGGGTCCGCGATGAGATCCGAGCTTTCGTCGAGACGCTCCCGGATGCGCTCGATCACCCCGGCATGAAATAACCCCGGTGCCCTGAGGCACCGGGGTTAAAGTCAAAGCATTTTTGGTTTTGCGATCAGGCGCGACGACGGCCAAGCATCAAGCCGCCCAGACCGAGCAGGGCGACACTTGCTGGCTCAGGAATGATGGCCACCGCGAACCGGTCGATCAACAGCGTGTCATTCGAGAAATCCTCGTTGAGGACCATCCGCACCGACTCGATGCCACGGGTCGGGTCCAGCGTGCCGGTACCAGCAGAGGTGAACGTAGCGCCATCATTGAATGAGTAGAACAGTTCAAATACGTCGGCGTCGAGATCAACGTCGAGCAGCGTCAGGACCCGGGCGCCACCAGCGAGGATCACATCGGGCGTATCCGATGCCCCCGTGCCGACGCCGTTGCCGTACAGGGTCACCTCAGTCGCTGAGGTCCGCTGGAAGAAGATCTCCGCTGTCACAAAGGTTGACCGCGGATCATTGGTGATCAGCGTGAGCCGGAACTCCTCGTCCTGGGCGGAGTCGAAAATCTGATCATCAAAGCTGTAGGTCACGTCCATCAGGGCGATGACACGGCCTGAATCGATCGCGTCCAGGTCGACGTAGTTGCTGCCGAAAGCTGTATTCGCCTTCAGCGAAGCGTCGAGCTGGCCCGAGCCGTTGGTGACGACATCGGCGCTGTCCGCATCAACGTCGAAGGTGGCGAGTGGATTGGCTGAGTTGGCGGCACCGTCAATGGTGGTCCCGGCGACATCGTCGAACAGGAAGTCCGCGACAAGGATGCCGCTGTTGAAATCGTCCAGCACAGAAGCTGAAACGGACCCACAGAGCACGAAACCCGAGACCAGAGCCGCTGCCCGGTAGCTACCATCAGATAGGAACATGAAATCTCTCCTCTAAAGTTTTTAGTTATGTAACACCCATCAGGCCTACCGCTAAGTATATCACCGAAACTGAAAACACCCAGAAGAATCCGGTTAAATCCCCGATTCAGAGCTGTTATTCACGATTTCAGCTTCCAGGACCTGGCTATCGCAGCAATCCGCCAGCCGCCAAGCGACTGACTCAGGCATCCAGATTAAGAAAAACCCCTCCACCCATGAAGGTAGAGGGGCTGAGAAGGAAGAAGCTGGTGCGCTGCAATCAGGCCATGCGCCTGCGGATCAGGCCCAGCCCAAGCAGGCCCAACAGACCTGCGCTGGCGGGTTCCGGGACAATCGTGATCCGAGCAATGAGGTCACTGGCTCCGAAGGTGCTCTGAACGGTGTAGATCGGATTGCTGGTGCTAATGAAGCTGGTCAGGTGAGCGGGCAGTGTCGGATCATCGAAGGCATTGATGACTGCCACGTCTGTAATCAACCCCGCCGCCCCGTCCTGACCAGCGACGAAAGCCGGGCCGTTGGCCGCATCGTTCGCCTCAGTGCCCGCATCATTCACATCACGCCCGAAGATGAGGATCTCGACCGGACCATTGAAGTTACCCAACGCGTCGAACAACTCGATCCCAAATGGGTTGCCATTGGCCACGAACAGATCGTTGCTAGGAATCACCATCGAGGCGTAGCTGAAGTAGCGATTCGTGGTCGCGTCGCCGACGTTGAGCGTCAGGCTGCCAGAGTCACCGGGCGTAAGCACCGGCGGGGTTGTCGAAGGGCTGAGAACGGTGCCATCCACACCGCCTACCAGACCCGCTGCACTCGCCGCGAATGCATCGCTGATCGGACCGGTCTGACCCAACTCGGCCAACTCTTCGGTGCCCGGAAAGCCCGCAAGAGTTGACCCGCCGTCGTAGCTATCGAACCCGCCATTGTGCACGGCGACCCAGAAGGGCGTAAACGAGAAACCGCCCTGCTCCTGGAAATTCTCAACCTTGATCGTGATCTCCTGAGCCGATGTGGACAAGCCGCCAAGGCCCAAAACGGCACCAAACGCTATCATTTTCAATCTCTGCTGATCCATCGTAAAACTCCTCCGATACAAGCGCGGGATAAGATTCAGGCAGGATCGGCCGCGCACCCGATCGTCCCGTGACAGTTCAAACAACATTCAGCAGCCGATCATCCGGCTGATCAGCTCAACACAGCATCATCCATCACCCGCCTGGGCCTTGGGCTTATCCGTACAACCAAGCACCCGTGCCATCGCATGGGCGACCTCTTCGGCGTACAGCAGCGCTGGCCCCGTCAACGTCCCTTCATTGATCCGCCGAGGCACCCCGAGCATCAGGCCCGCCACCATGGCGAGGGCAATATCGACATCCAACTCACGACACGATCCACGCCGGATACCCGACACAAGAACAGCACGGAGCAGCCGACTCTGCGTCGTGTAAACCTCCCCCAGAGACTCGGCGTAACTGCTCGGCATCAGCAACACATAAGTAAACGCATCGCGGTTGCCGTCGTAGTAGGCGTAAGTGAGATCGACCCATCGCCTGAGCTTCTCAGCCAGCGGCAGGTCGGCGTCCACCAGTTCGGTCTTGTCGTGAATCATCTCACCAACAATCTTGGCGTAGATGTCCTTCCAGAGGTCCTCTTTGTTCGTGAAGTGCCGGTAGAGAACAGCTTCCGTCACACCAGCCTCCCGGGTGATCGACCGCACCGACGCCCCCTGCATACCCTCGGCTCCGGCGACTTTCAGAGCCGCCTGCCGGAGCGCCTCCTTGGTGCTCTGCACGGTTGGATCCCCATGAGAACCTTTCACGCGTTGTAAACGATCATTGACCATACTCAGTCAACGGTCGTTGACCGTGTCTGATTCCCGATAAACCCTAAAAATTCAGAAGTCTCAGCAAATCTCTCGAAATCTAATCTGTCTCAAGACAACGCCGCAACCCTACAAGCACTCTAGAGAAAACTGATTGGCTCCCGCCCGATTCCCGCAGATCCAGGCGGGATGCTCATCCTCATAAACCGGGAAAACCCCTAAGAAACCATATATTTTTGCCTGATCTCCACCCTCTGACTTGCATCAGATTTCCTGTCTAGTACAGTTCGATATGTATACACTAGGATCAGCATAGCCAGATTTTTGGCATAAACACTTGAATCACCTTGATTTAAGAATCACAAGGAGACGGAGATGTCCATCATGATCAATCGCGCACGCTGTAGCACCCTGGCCCTCGCTACGGCCTTCACGACTGCAGCTGGAACCATGCCTGTCCAAGGTGCCCTGCTTGCCTATGAAGGATGGGATGCCTATCCCAACGGCACCAGCCTCGACGGCCTGGCCATCGAAGGCGGGATCGGCTGGAGCACCGGTGATGCCTGGACACGCTCTGGTGGGAACAACGGAGTCTATCTCACCGATGCAGGCACCAGCCTCGAATACAACGACGGCACAACCAGCCTCCTGACCTCGTCAGGCTCGGTAGCTGACGCCGATGATGGCAAGCGAGGCGGGTTTGATCGCAACTTCGATGCGACCGCCCTAAACAACGGCGGAGATCGCTGGTTCAGCCTCCTCTTCCGACTGGACGCCGGACCGACCGCTGATCTGGCGGATAACTTTGCCTATTCCGGCATCAATCGCTCTGCCGGCAGCGCCACCAACTCCGGTGCCATTGATGGATTTCGTCTGAAAAACTGGTCCGCATGGGCCGGGACTTACGATCTGATCGCCAACGCCAACGGTGCTGAGTCAGCCACATCAACCTCGCTGACCCACGGCAATACCTACCTCATCGTGGGTCATCTCTTTGACACAAGCCCCAACAATCAGGACGTTGTGACGATCTACCTCAATCCCGATGTTGGCGTGGCAGCCCCAGCTAACTTCGACGCTTCCCTCTCTGTCAACTCCCAGATCTCCAACGGCGACGACCTGCTGCAGTTCGCGTTCTCATCAATTGGCAATGCGATCAACAGCCCGTTCCAGTACCACATCGATGAGATCCGAGTCGGCGATACATTGATCGATGTCGTTCCGGCTGTTCCTGAGCCCGCTGCTTTGGGGCTACTGGCTGCGGGCGTTGTCCTCCTGAGGCGTCGCTGATCGCAGTGTCAACTAGGAACCTAGCTGACAACCCGCGAGCCCTATCACAATGTTCATCATCCGCACTGGATTCACGCCGTGAATCCAGTGCGGATCGTCTATCTACAGAGACAACAAGCACATCTGGGGACTGATAGGCCGCGGTAGGACAGGCCCCAGGAGGCGGATCCTGGCAAGCCTGACGGTCTAAAAATGCGCCTGGAGGGACTCGAACCCCCAACCCTCGGTTCCGAAGACCGATGCTCTATCCAATTGAGCTACAGACGCGAGATAATAGATCGTAGCGACCAAGCCCTCCTTCTGCCATGGCTGGCCGAGTCCGGATAACGCTCGATCACGCCCCGGATCGCCACGTTGACCAATCGTCCGGGACGGAAAATTCGTCACTGGCGGTTCAGCCCGCTTAAGTCGGCCATATCACCCGTCGATGTCCGTCTTGCCTGATGTCACAAACGGCACAGGCCCGAGGACCGACGATGACGACCCACATCCTCCAACCACGCAAGTCGATGATCGAGCCTGCCGTCCCCATGGGACAGCTCCGCTCGCCCGGCTGGGGCTACGAGCTGGTCAAGCGATCCCTCGACATCACACTCGCCAGCGTGGGACTGCTCATCATCAGCCCCCTGCTCCTGGGATGCGCGGTCTGGATCAAGCTCGCCGATGGCGGGCCGGTCCTCTTCTGGCAGTGGCGTGCTGGTCGTGATGGCTGGCTCTTCCGACTGTGGAAGTTCCGCACCATGACCCTCGACGCCGAAGATCGCGGGGCCCAGCTAGCGTCCGTTGGCGACCGCCGCATCCTCCCCGGATGCAGTTGGATGCGCAAGAGCCACCTCGATGAGCTACCGCAGCTGTGGAACATCCTCATAGGTGAAATGAGCCTGGTCGGCCCTCGACCCGAACGTCCGGAAATCATCGAGGAACTGCGCCAGGAACTGCCCCGAGTCGAGTGGCGCCTTACCGGACCTCCAGGACTAACAGGACTTGCACAGGTCCGAAACGGTTACAGCAACGATGTGAAGGGCATGCGACGAAAGCTCGCCTTCGATCTCAAGTACCTCCGTCGACGATCCACCGTCGGCGATCTGCGTCTGCTCGTGCAGACCCTGCCCCGCTGCTGGGACCCCACCGCGTGCTGAGACGGCCACAGGAAGCCTTGACCATGAAGACACCAGCCCGAACACGCCAACTCGCCGCAGCCCTCGCCCTCGGACTCACCACCGCTGGCACCGTCGGCTGCCAGCCAACCTACACCGACTACAGCGCGTTTGTCCGTGTGCCGAGGCCTGCCGTCACGGCCACGGAGTACCGCATGGCTCCACCCGACAGCATCGCCATCAGCTCAAAGCGTGTCCGCGAGATCAATGGCGTGAATCAGCAGATCCGACCCGATGGCATGATCACACTGCCCCTGATCGGAGAGGTCTTCGTCGCCGAGAAAACACCTCTGGAACTCGGGGCTGAACTCGAAGAGCTCGCCAAGAGCTACTACAACGACGCGGACGTGACGGTCAGGGTAACCAGCTTCTCGAGTAAGAAGATCTACGTCTTTGGCGAGGTTGGCCGTTCAGGACCCTTTGCCTACAACGGCACCAACACCGTGTTCGATACCCTCGCGAGGGCACAGCCCAGCCGTCTGGCGAATCCCGAGAAGATTCAGATCCTTCGGCCTAATCCCGACGGCACGATGCGTCGGATGATGACCGTCAACTACAACAAAATGGTCCAAAAAGGTGACACGACCCTAGACGCCGTTCTAGAGGAGAACGACGTCATTTATGTCCCACCCAGCGCCCTCGCATCCATCGGGCTTGC
This region includes:
- a CDS encoding spondin domain-containing protein codes for the protein MSTSAQEITIKVENFQEQGGFSFTPFWVAVHNGGFDSYDGGSTLAGFPGTEELAELGQTGPISDAFAASAAGLVGGVDGTVLSPSTTPPVLTPGDSGSLTLNVGDATTNRYFSYASMVIPSNDLFVANGNPFGIELFDALGNFNGPVEILIFGRDVNDAGTEANDAANGPAFVAGQDGAAGLITDVAVINAFDDPTLPAHLTSFISTSNPIYTVQSTFGASDLIARITIVPEPASAGLLGLLGLGLIRRRMA
- a CDS encoding arsenate reductase ArsC, with protein sequence MHDKLKLLFLCTGNSCRSQMAEGWTRHLWSDQIETLSAGVVAKGLNPNAVAVMREAGVDIASQQSRTMQEVIEHGFEPDVVITVCQHAHENCPVFPAKARIIHRGFDDPPHLAEFESDPEVAMNHYRRVRDEIRAFVETLPDALDHPGMK
- a CDS encoding TetR/AcrR family transcriptional regulator, which encodes MQSTKEALRQAALKVAGAEGMQGASVRSITREAGVTEAVLYRHFTNKEDLWKDIYAKIVGEMIHDKTELVDADLPLAEKLRRWVDLTYAYYDGNRDAFTYVLLMPSSYAESLGEVYTTQSRLLRAVLVSGIRRGSCRELDVDIALAMVAGLMLGVPRRINEGTLTGPALLYAEEVAHAMARVLGCTDKPKAQAGDG
- a CDS encoding sugar transferase; translated protein: MTTHILQPRKSMIEPAVPMGQLRSPGWGYELVKRSLDITLASVGLLIISPLLLGCAVWIKLADGGPVLFWQWRAGRDGWLFRLWKFRTMTLDAEDRGAQLASVGDRRILPGCSWMRKSHLDELPQLWNILIGEMSLVGPRPERPEIIEELRQELPRVEWRLTGPPGLTGLAQVRNGYSNDVKGMRRKLAFDLKYLRRRSTVGDLRLLVQTLPRCWDPTAC
- a CDS encoding PEP-CTERM sorting domain-containing protein (PEP-CTERM proteins occur, often in large numbers, in the proteomes of bacteria that also encode an exosortase, a predicted intramembrane cysteine proteinase. The presence of a PEP-CTERM domain at a protein's C-terminus predicts cleavage within the sorting domain, followed by covalent anchoring to some some component of the (usually Gram-negative) cell surface. Many PEP-CTERM proteins exhibit an unusual sequence composition that includes large numbers of potential glycosylation sites. Expression of one such protein has been shown restore the ability of a bacterium to form floc, a type of biofilm.) → MFLSDGSYRAAALVSGFVLCGSVSASVLDDFNSGILVADFLFDDVAGTTIDGAANSANPLATFDVDADSADVVTNGSGQLDASLKANTAFGSNYVDLDAIDSGRVIALMDVTYSFDDQIFDSAQDEEFRLTLITNDPRSTFVTAEIFFQRTSATEVTLYGNGVGTGASDTPDVILAGGARVLTLLDVDLDADVFELFYSFNDGATFTSAGTGTLDPTRGIESVRMVLNEDFSNDTLLIDRFAVAIIPEPASVALLGLGGLMLGRRRA
- a CDS encoding PEP-CTERM sorting domain-containing protein; amino-acid sequence: MSIMINRARCSTLALATAFTTAAGTMPVQGALLAYEGWDAYPNGTSLDGLAIEGGIGWSTGDAWTRSGGNNGVYLTDAGTSLEYNDGTTSLLTSSGSVADADDGKRGGFDRNFDATALNNGGDRWFSLLFRLDAGPTADLADNFAYSGINRSAGSATNSGAIDGFRLKNWSAWAGTYDLIANANGAESATSTSLTHGNTYLIVGHLFDTSPNNQDVVTIYLNPDVGVAAPANFDASLSVNSQISNGDDLLQFAFSSIGNAINSPFQYHIDEIRVGDTLIDVVPAVPEPAALGLLAAGVVLLRRR
- a CDS encoding polysaccharide biosynthesis/export family protein; its protein translation is MKTPARTRQLAAALALGLTTAGTVGCQPTYTDYSAFVRVPRPAVTATEYRMAPPDSIAISSKRVREINGVNQQIRPDGMITLPLIGEVFVAEKTPLELGAELEELAKSYYNDADVTVRVTSFSSKKIYVFGEVGRSGPFAYNGTNTVFDTLARAQPSRLANPEKIQILRPNPDGTMRRMMTVNYNKMVQKGDTTLDAVLEENDVIYVPPSALASIGLAAQQLLLPLLPAAAVVNGPADISDAAGRYNSTEETN